GAAGAACAAGGTTCTCATTGAAGGCGAAGTAGATATGGAATGCATTTATACCGCCCTCAAAGATGACCAGTCTGTCCATACCTTTGAGCAAACCTTTAAGTTTAATACTTTTGTGGAAGTGGATGGCGCCGAACAGGGTATGGAAGTTGATGTGGATGCCTTTGTGGAATCCTGCGACGTAGAAGTAGCCTCGGACTGTGAATTAGATCCCACCATCGTGGTTCAGTTAAGAGTAAGAGTGCTGGAAGAGCGCGAAGTAGAGGTCATTACAGATATTGAAGGAGCCGACGTGGAAACAGTCGATCTGCAAATCGAAGACCTGGTGGGCGAAGAATGCAAGCAGGTTGTAATAAAGGATGCCAAGGAACCACCCTCTCAGAAACCGGACATTGATAAGATACAAGAAGTTTCCGCTGGCGATGTAGTAATTAAAGATGTGGATGTCATTAATGATAAGGTTTTGGTCAAGGGCGAAATAGAATTTGAGATCCTCTATACCGCCATGAATAAGGATCAGTCTATGCACATGATTCACCGGAAGGTGCCCTTTAAAACCTTTATTGATGTGCCTGGGGCCCGCCCAGATGATGATGTAGACATTGATGTGGAAGTGGAATGGGCTAACGCTAAGATGGATGGTTGCGATCTAGTGGTAGAAGCAGTACTTAATGTTTGCGCCCGTGTTACAGAACTGATGGAACAGCCGGTTGTTGTGGGCTTTAGCCCCAGACCCACCACTGCACCGCCCACTGCGCCACCCACCACCGGCCCGGGGGCTTGTGTGCCGGGAACTACTTTTAATTATACCATTGTGCGGGGAGATACCCTCAGTAAATTAGCCCAGCGCTATGGTACCACCGTGCAGGCAATTATGGCTGTTAACCCAGAAATTACTAACCCCAACCTCATTACGGTGGGTCAGGTCATCAAGATTCCTTGCGTCGCCAAGGGTTAATATAAATTAATAGAAGGAGGTACAACAATGCCTAACGGAAACAGTAACGGATTACCATTTGGTGGTTGTGTTTTAGTTAAGTTACCCATTGTAATTGCCGATATTGTTGACTCTATTAAAGTTGATAACGTCACCTGCCTGGATGAAATGGCTAAAAAAGTGGACCATATTGACGTGAGGGTGGAAGACCTGGAGGCTGATCCCGTATGGAGCGGGCCCATTACCGGTAACCCCCATCACAAACCTTGCACCAGCAAAAAGGCCACTTTCCACACCTACGATAAAGAATGTGGCGTGAGAAAATTAAAGAGTGTTAATATTCATGGTAATATTCACAAGCAAATTTACTATGTAAACCGTGATGATCAAGTAAGACATATGAGCGAAGATATTGCCTTTACCGAAAATATTGAGCCCGATGCCGATATCTTTGTGGATAACGTCGATAACGTAGACTTTGAATTTAAAAACGTGGACATTGATGTTAGCTTCCATCTCCCCCGGGCCACCAGAATCCAACAGCATACCACAGTCAGCTTTACTCTAAAGATTAGCGAGGATCAGCAGCTCTTCATTCAAACTTGTATACCCGATAGTGGTTTGATTGGTACCCAGTTACTTTCCAATGCCAGCTTTGAAACCTTTACCGGTTGCCAATTAAGTGATGGTTGGGGTCAATCCAATGCTGCCGCAGGTCAACCGGGCAGAAATAATGGTTATTCTGTGGGCCTTGGTGGACAGTTGCAAAATCCTGGCGGAACCGGAACTCCCTGTCAGGTTAGCGCCGGAGAACAAGCTTCTATCTTCCAGAACATTCCCAGCGCTGCCCTGCGTCCCGGCCTGGTTTACGAATTTTGTTTCTGGGCCAGGGATAATGCCAACGGCCAAATTGGTATCGTAGAAAACTACAACCTGGAAGCCAGAATTCGTTTCCTGGATGCCAATGGGCAAACCATTAACTCCGTGCAGACCGAAAGACGCAGTTTCTCTCAAATTACCAATAACTGGACCCAGGTGTGCTTAACCTCTACCCCAGTCCCCGAAGGAACTGTATCCGGAGTGGTGGAAATTGTCTTTATTCCCGAGACAGGTAACACCGCCTTTGTACTAATTGATGATGCTTCCTTAATCGTCAGAAGAGCCAATGGTATGTAATTAACCAGTTGTCATAAGCCGTCCAACCTCTGGGCGGCTTTCCTATTTATACCGTACAATCCATTCCACGGCTGCGGTCACTTATGGTTTAACCGCACATATATTATAGTGTTAGCTTGTTGAAGAAAAAAGGGGGGAGCAAAATGGAAGATAAGAGGGAGGAAATGAACCCGAAGGAACCGACACAACAGCAGAGGACATCCGAGGCTTTGTCCCAAGGATTATCCCAAGGATTAGATGAGGCCATGTTCAAACTATTAAAGTTCCAGGCTCAGCAGGGGGCAGACCAAAACAGTACCATGATCATGCTAGCTTTGATGAATTTACTTGGTATTGTTAACTGTCTTAATAAAGTGTTGCCAGAGAAACAAAAAGTACGGGGAACGGAGGAACTGGCAGCGCACCTGTCAGGTGTGTTAGGGGGAGTGCCTGGAGCAGGAGCAGCTAACGACCAGGCCATACCCAACCAGGGTGGCATTGACCCGGCTATGATAGCAGCCCTGGCCAGTATGCTGGGGAACCGCGGTTCTGAAGGAACGGGAGGTAAACCTGCTTTAGATCCGGCTATCATGGCAGCCCTCAGTATGATGGGTAACCCCGGCGGAGGAAGCAATCCCGCCACACTAATGGCAATGCTGGCTAACCTGCTGGGACCTAAGCGACCGCCGGAAACTCAAAAGTCGAAAGAACATCAGGAAGAAAAACCAGTGGCTGTGGCGGAGGAAAAGGGCAAACACACCCAGGAACTACCCAAGAAAGAACCTGGCCACCGTGGTGTGCTTAAGTGGGATCCCCGTTTTGGCTCACCAACATCGTCATTTTAAGGAGGTTTGATTATTTTGTTCGGAAGTTTGGGTGGCATGTTAGCTCAAGTTCAAAACATGCAAGAATCCCTGAAAGAGGTAGAGGTTACGGTGGCTGTGGCCGAAGGTGCGGTTACAGTAACTATGAACGGAGCACAAAATCTAGTGGCGGTTAATATCGCTCCGGAGTTAATCCAAGGTGATATAGAACATTTAGAGGATGTTGTGATGGCCGGAATTAAACTTGCCCAGCAGGAGAGTAGAACCAAGGTGCAAGAAGAAGTGGCTAAACTAACCGGTATTAATGTCAATAATTTTATGAATATGTTTAACAGCTAGGGGAGGTGGGCAGCGTTGTTAGGCAATGTGACCAAGATATTTGGACAACTGCAGGGATTACAGCAAACCTTAAAGGAGCTTACTGTGGAAGGAAGTGCCGGTGACGGGTTGGTCAAGGTCCTGATTAATGGACAGCAAAATGTCCTGGCAGTCCGTTTTGACCCCGAGCGCATTCGTTCCGTTGAACCGGCTGAGCTAGGGTCACTGGTGGTGGAAGCCTACAATCAGGCTCAGATGGAAAGTAAAATTAAAGCCAGGGAAGAAGTGACCAAAACAACAGGCTTAAATTTGTCTAACCTGCCAGGGATATTTTAAAGAAGTCAGGGAGTGTCGCAAAGCTATGCGGCACTTTCTTTTTTGAGGCCATTGGCCTTTGGCCGTTAGCTTTTGGCCATCGGCCTTCAGCCATCGGCTGTCGGCTTAGTTTGATTAAACCCGGTACTTTTACCACGTTCCCCTGGGGAGAAGATTATAAGAACCCTCGCTGAGGGGGCGGGTCGGCCGCGTGTCGCGCAGCGACTGGGGGAGTTGCTTTTAACTCCCTCCGTCGGCTTCGCCGACACCTCCCTCAACGAGGGAGGTCAAAAAAGAC
This region of Desulforamulus ferrireducens genomic DNA includes:
- a CDS encoding DUF3794 and LysM peptidoglycan-binding domain-containing protein → MAMRKRPKPRFRQTNVSTTAEALETEQIRVPQVVGENTEQTIVRGTISVPNSKPDIEEILSTDTAVKLKKVNIIPNKVIVEATLKLEVMYSAFKKDQSVHTFHEEIDFTDFIEVEGARPGMDAEIDFVVEDVSLTRDKACDWDVAAVVQVTARVTEDREVNALVECPKGYECETERLNLKQVVGSAFKQVLIDKKFELKKDFPDIEKTRKCMCDVEITNTKILKNKVLIEGEVDMECIYTALKDDQSVHTFEQTFKFNTFVEVDGAEQGMEVDVDAFVESCDVEVASDCELDPTIVVQLRVRVLEEREVEVITDIEGADVETVDLQIEDLVGEECKQVVIKDAKEPPSQKPDIDKIQEVSAGDVVIKDVDVINDKVLVKGEIEFEILYTAMNKDQSMHMIHRKVPFKTFIDVPGARPDDDVDIDVEVEWANAKMDGCDLVVEAVLNVCARVTELMEQPVVVGFSPRPTTAPPTAPPTTGPGACVPGTTFNYTIVRGDTLSKLAQRYGTTVQAIMAVNPEITNPNLITVGQVIKIPCVAKG
- a CDS encoding SPOCS domain-containing protein, coding for MPNGNSNGLPFGGCVLVKLPIVIADIVDSIKVDNVTCLDEMAKKVDHIDVRVEDLEADPVWSGPITGNPHHKPCTSKKATFHTYDKECGVRKLKSVNIHGNIHKQIYYVNRDDQVRHMSEDIAFTENIEPDADIFVDNVDNVDFEFKNVDIDVSFHLPRATRIQQHTTVSFTLKISEDQQLFIQTCIPDSGLIGTQLLSNASFETFTGCQLSDGWGQSNAAAGQPGRNNGYSVGLGGQLQNPGGTGTPCQVSAGEQASIFQNIPSAALRPGLVYEFCFWARDNANGQIGIVENYNLEARIRFLDANGQTINSVQTERRSFSQITNNWTQVCLTSTPVPEGTVSGVVEIVFIPETGNTAFVLIDDASLIVRRANGM
- a CDS encoding YbaB/EbfC family nucleoid-associated protein, producing MFGSLGGMLAQVQNMQESLKEVEVTVAVAEGAVTVTMNGAQNLVAVNIAPELIQGDIEHLEDVVMAGIKLAQQESRTKVQEEVAKLTGINVNNFMNMFNS
- a CDS encoding YbaB/EbfC family nucleoid-associated protein; this translates as MLGNVTKIFGQLQGLQQTLKELTVEGSAGDGLVKVLINGQQNVLAVRFDPERIRSVEPAELGSLVVEAYNQAQMESKIKAREEVTKTTGLNLSNLPGIF